A region from the Thermus thermamylovorans genome encodes:
- a CDS encoding LptA/OstA family protein, whose translation MREGIWLLLALWAGLALAAAGVRVIQVEGGRLSGDLRFGPWTFEGEVRGRVKDLLIQAPRATLTAPPGRTMQQAEGEREARFEGGVVVRRGRVEAQGPALVYRERTGEGELLGPARMRQEPRPGEDAVEVEARRMTFQVDTDTSTSEGALLRSGNQEGRAALVYYEEERGLAVLTDPREVVLLRKRREGDLVIRAKEVRSLTGAKRLIATGGVRLEDGDLVTVGESLYYDDTTGEALVLGRPAVSENRKEGFRLSGSTLLHNVNRRQVRVYGQPFRLPAAEFRKLGER comes from the coding sequence GTGAGGGAAGGGATCTGGCTTTTGCTGGCGCTTTGGGCGGGCCTGGCCCTCGCGGCCGCGGGGGTCCGGGTGATCCAGGTGGAGGGGGGGAGGCTTTCGGGGGACCTGCGCTTTGGCCCCTGGACCTTCGAGGGGGAGGTGCGGGGGCGGGTGAAGGACCTCCTGATCCAGGCCCCCCGGGCCACCCTCACCGCCCCCCCGGGCCGGACCATGCAGCAGGCCGAGGGGGAGCGGGAGGCCCGTTTCGAGGGCGGGGTGGTGGTCCGCCGGGGCCGGGTGGAGGCCCAGGGTCCGGCCCTGGTCTACCGGGAGCGCACGGGGGAGGGGGAGCTTTTGGGCCCCGCCCGCATGCGCCAGGAGCCCCGGCCGGGGGAGGACGCCGTGGAGGTGGAGGCCCGGCGCATGACCTTCCAGGTGGACACCGACACCTCCACCAGCGAGGGGGCCCTCCTCAGGAGCGGCAACCAGGAGGGCCGGGCGGCCCTGGTCTACTACGAGGAGGAAAGGGGCCTGGCCGTCCTCACCGACCCCCGGGAGGTGGTCCTGCTGCGCAAGCGCCGGGAGGGGGACCTGGTGATCCGGGCCAAGGAGGTGCGGAGCCTCACCGGGGCCAAGCGGCTCATCGCCACCGGGGGGGTGCGCCTCGAGGACGGGGACCTGGTGACGGTGGGGGAGAGCCTCTACTACGACGACACCACCGGGGAGGCCCTCGTCCTGGGCCGCCCCGCGGTGAGCGAGAACCGGAAGGAGGGGTTCCGGCTTTCGGGCAGCACCCTCCTCCACAACGTGAACCGCCGCCAGGTGCGGGTCTACGGCCAGCCCTTCCGCCTGCCCGCGGCGGAGTTCCGCAAGCTGGGGGAGAGGTGA
- a CDS encoding lipid II:glycine glycyltransferase FemX gives MAEPLEVTEPEAWNRLVSGLPITSPLQSWGWGEVKRLSGWTPRRLAVHGEGGLLGAAQVLLRPLPGGWRLAYAPRGPALGRLGDLPAVARALARGLGATHLLLEPEAGLGAEEPLPAFPGLLPEEPIQPAYTLWLDLTQGEEALLRGMKEMHRRNARLALKRTELSVEGEEAFPEFFRLFQETNRRARLLQHSEDYYRAVLRAMNQPLGEAFLALARKEGEALAAGLFVGFAGKVAYLYGGSSRTHPEAKAPMGMHLAAIRHAMAKGYRVYDLWGVPQNPEGSHAEGIWRFKEGFGGRRVRFPAYALPLSPLYRPLQILLRLRKTWTNLRVRGSPRDVLG, from the coding sequence ATGGCCGAGCCCCTGGAGGTCACCGAACCCGAGGCCTGGAACCGCCTGGTCTCGGGCCTTCCCATCACGAGCCCCCTCCAGTCCTGGGGCTGGGGGGAGGTGAAGCGGCTCTCCGGCTGGACCCCCCGCCGCCTGGCGGTCCACGGGGAAGGGGGCCTTTTGGGCGCGGCCCAGGTCCTCCTCAGGCCCCTGCCCGGGGGGTGGCGCCTGGCCTACGCCCCCCGGGGTCCGGCCCTGGGGCGCCTCGGCGACCTGCCCGCGGTGGCCCGGGCCCTGGCCCGGGGTCTTGGGGCCACCCACCTGCTTTTGGAGCCGGAGGCGGGCCTGGGGGCGGAGGAGCCCCTCCCCGCCTTCCCGGGCCTCCTCCCCGAGGAGCCCATCCAGCCCGCCTACACCCTCTGGCTGGACCTCACCCAGGGGGAGGAGGCCCTCCTCAGGGGTATGAAGGAGATGCACCGCCGAAACGCCCGCCTGGCCCTGAAGCGCACGGAGCTCTCCGTGGAAGGGGAGGAGGCCTTCCCCGAGTTCTTCCGCCTCTTCCAGGAGACCAACCGCCGGGCCCGGCTCCTGCAGCACTCCGAGGACTACTACCGGGCGGTGCTCCGGGCCATGAACCAGCCCCTGGGGGAGGCCTTCCTCGCCCTGGCCCGCAAGGAGGGGGAGGCCCTGGCGGCGGGGCTCTTCGTGGGCTTCGCCGGCAAGGTGGCCTACCTCTACGGGGGGAGCAGCCGCACCCACCCCGAGGCCAAGGCCCCCATGGGCATGCACCTGGCTGCCATCCGCCACGCCATGGCGAAGGGCTACCGGGTCTATGACCTTTGGGGCGTGCCCCAAAACCCGGAGGGCAGCCACGCCGAGGGCATATGGCGCTTCAAGGAGGGGTTCGGGGGCCGGAGGGTGCGGTTTCCCGCCTACGCCCTGCCCCTCTCTCCCCTCTACCGGCCCTTGCAGATCCTCCTCCGCCTGCGCAAGACCTGGACCAACCTGCGGGTGCGGGGAAGCCCCCGGGATGTGCTGGGCTAG
- a CDS encoding type I restriction-modification enzyme R subunit C-terminal domain-containing protein has product MASLAQVRERLRQALPEEGRFRALWLRTGSRRALLANLVAKGWTEALLRRVLPGAYDLYDLLGHLAYGWPLVPLGERAARVQDPRFAPLLAGYRMQGRLPLEGDGLLEELAQILYA; this is encoded by the coding sequence GTGGCCTCCTTGGCCCAGGTGCGGGAGCGCTTGCGGCAGGCCTTGCCCGAGGAAGGCCGTTTCCGGGCCCTCTGGCTCAGGACGGGAAGCCGCCGGGCCCTCCTCGCCAACCTGGTGGCCAAGGGCTGGACCGAGGCCCTTCTGCGCCGCGTCCTCCCCGGGGCGTACGACCTTTACGACCTCCTGGGGCATCTGGCCTACGGCTGGCCCCTGGTGCCCCTGGGGGAGCGGGCCGCCCGGGTCCAGGATCCCCGCTTCGCTCCCCTGCTCGCGGGGTACCGGATGCAGGGGCGGCTGCCCTTGGAGGGGGACGGGCTCTTGGAGGAGCTGGCCCAGATCCTGTACGCTTAG
- the pheA gene encoding prephenate dehydratase, protein MRIAFQGTEGAYSEEALLKTFPGALPVGFPTFHQVFEAVELGEADLGVVPVENTTAGSINQTYDLLLESDLHVVGEVVHRVEHCLLAPKGMELKDLKAVKSHPQALAQCDGFLARMRLTPIPVYDTAGAARALAESPEAGVGAIASRRAAELYSLQVLAENIEDYPHNYTRFFVIGRKEAERGEGPHKTSVVFAVRHRPGGLLEALTVFAEAGVNLTKLESRPRRDKPFSYLFYLDLEGHLEDPGPAQALLGLLRRAAFLKVLGSYPAYRNGV, encoded by the coding sequence ATGAGGATCGCCTTCCAGGGCACGGAAGGAGCCTACAGCGAGGAGGCCCTGCTCAAAACTTTCCCCGGCGCCCTGCCCGTGGGCTTTCCCACCTTCCACCAGGTCTTCGAGGCGGTGGAGCTGGGAGAGGCGGACCTGGGCGTGGTGCCGGTGGAAAACACCACCGCGGGCAGCATCAACCAGACCTACGACCTCCTCCTGGAAAGCGACCTGCACGTGGTGGGGGAGGTGGTCCACCGGGTGGAGCACTGCCTCCTGGCCCCCAAGGGGATGGAACTCAAGGACCTCAAGGCGGTGAAAAGCCACCCCCAGGCCCTGGCCCAGTGCGACGGCTTCCTGGCCCGGATGCGCCTCACCCCCATCCCGGTCTACGACACCGCCGGGGCCGCCCGGGCCCTGGCGGAAAGCCCCGAGGCCGGGGTAGGGGCCATCGCCAGCCGCCGGGCGGCGGAGCTCTATAGCCTGCAGGTCCTGGCGGAGAACATCGAGGACTACCCCCACAACTACACCCGCTTCTTCGTCATCGGGCGCAAGGAGGCCGAGCGCGGCGAGGGCCCCCACAAGACCAGCGTCGTCTTCGCGGTGCGGCACCGGCCCGGAGGGCTTTTGGAAGCCCTCACCGTCTTCGCCGAGGCCGGGGTGAACCTCACCAAGCTGGAGTCCCGGCCCCGGCGGGACAAGCCCTTCAGCTACCTCTTCTATCTGGACCTGGAAGGCCACCTGGAAGACCCCGGGCCCGCCCAGGCCCTCCTCGGGCTCCTGCGGCGGGCCGCCTTCCTCAAAGTCCTGGGTTCCTATCCCGCCTACCGCAACGGCGTCTAA
- a CDS encoding CBS domain-containing protein, producing MLVKDWMTKDPFTVAPDTPVLEAIKLLKQKGFRRLPVVREGKLLGLVTDKDLKDAMPSKATTLSVWEMNYLLSKLTVQEVMAKPVITVAADEPLEKAALLMEERKIGGLPVMEEERLVGIITVTDVLRAFIEVLGLKLGGLRVTVDIPDVPGALAQMAQAVPPANILSIATAAHLEGYQRLVLRVVGEGVEGVPERLRAAGERVVDVRPG from the coding sequence ATGCTGGTCAAGGACTGGATGACCAAGGATCCCTTCACCGTGGCCCCGGACACCCCCGTGCTGGAGGCTATCAAGCTCCTGAAGCAAAAGGGTTTCCGCCGCCTGCCGGTGGTGAGGGAAGGGAAGCTCCTGGGCCTCGTCACCGACAAAGACCTCAAAGACGCCATGCCCTCCAAGGCCACCACCCTCTCCGTCTGGGAGATGAACTACCTCCTCTCCAAGCTCACGGTGCAAGAGGTGATGGCCAAGCCCGTGATCACCGTGGCGGCCGACGAGCCTTTGGAGAAGGCGGCGCTTCTCATGGAAGAGCGCAAGATCGGGGGACTGCCGGTGATGGAGGAGGAGAGGCTGGTGGGCATCATCACGGTGACCGACGTGCTCAGGGCCTTTATCGAGGTGCTGGGCCTCAAGCTGGGGGGGTTGCGGGTCACCGTGGACATCCCCGACGTGCCCGGGGCCCTGGCTCAGATGGCCCAGGCGGTGCCTCCGGCCAATATCCTCTCCATCGCCACCGCCGCCCACCTGGAGGGCTACCAACGCCTGGTCCTAAGGGTGGTGGGGGAGGGCGTGGAGGGGGTCCCGGAAAGGCTCAGGGCCGCCGGGGAGCGGGTGGTGGACGTGCGGCCCGGCTGA
- a CDS encoding OmpH family outer membrane protein gives MSRYLLLALVVLGALLAPMLAQNPTPASRIGFVDADALIQAHPDYRRVQDLQAQARREIAPLEERLRPLDQKVRSGQATARERQDYEALLKTYQDTVRKWQERQNPVLQPILEEVDQAIARVAKAQGFSVVMSRQVAAQSGLVVYADENTDLTQAVIRELRR, from the coding sequence ATGAGCCGTTACCTCCTTCTCGCCCTGGTGGTCTTGGGGGCCCTCCTCGCCCCCATGCTGGCGCAAAACCCAACCCCCGCCAGCCGCATCGGTTTCGTGGACGCCGACGCCTTGATCCAGGCCCATCCGGACTACCGCAGGGTGCAGGACCTCCAGGCCCAGGCCCGCCGGGAGATCGCCCCCCTGGAGGAGAGGCTGAGGCCCCTGGACCAGAAGGTGCGCTCGGGACAGGCCACTGCCCGGGAGCGGCAGGACTACGAGGCCCTTCTCAAGACCTACCAGGACACGGTAAGGAAGTGGCAGGAGCGGCAGAACCCCGTGCTCCAACCCATCCTGGAGGAGGTGGACCAGGCCATCGCCCGGGTGGCCAAAGCCCAGGGTTTCTCCGTGGTCATGAGCCGCCAAGTGGCCGCCCAGTCGGGCCTGGTGGTCTACGCCGACGAGAACACCGACCTCACCCAGGCGGTGATCCGCGAGCTTAGGCGTTAA